In Coffea arabica cultivar ET-39 chromosome 9e, Coffea Arabica ET-39 HiFi, whole genome shotgun sequence, the genomic window aaatttcttttaacaaattcatattgaaatgacaaaaccttctatgccacaaccaaggatcttcatctGCAGCTTTAAGATATTTAAGGCTGGAAGAATCAACATTTTCGAGAATAACTACATAAATGtcattcattcttttttctttgaaaataatgttgaattttaagtcaagaacaagacattcatgctttttaaatagTACAAACAGAATTCtgtcacacaattgactaacactcaaCAAATTATAACTTAGATTATCAACTAGAAGAACATTGTGAACAaaagtttgaccattcttaccaacatctccaACTCCAactgttttggctttgttattaTCTCCAAATGTtacttttccacttgattttgacttgagtttgatgaattgtgatggatcaccaatcatatgccttgagcattCACTATCTAACAAaaccattttgattccttaatgACATTCACCAAGCTCACCtcatcatcaccaatggccataaaagccatttcggcagattcctcttctttttcgacttcaccttctgagttgcaatcattccatgtaatttgaaagttgttaaattttggttttcgttcaacctttccttccttctttttcttcattggacactcattcaCGTAGTGTCCAgattggccgcattcaaagcagttatcagtttgctttttattgaactcttgcttccctttgtttcttgcattgccgaactgatttgggaatgagttgctgtttcttccttttctgaaccttcgtttgttgagcATTCTCTTGAAACATTTTGTGATGAGAGTTAGATCACTGTCATCAACATCCGCATCTTCTCCATccagggaggcagaatcatcttcatcttgtgatgcctttagagcaatgctccttcttacttttgcatcctcttcctcttgtactttggacttaagcttcaactcataagagattagagaatttataagagattcaataggcaaggaatttagatctctagcttcttcaatggcagtcactttactctcccaatccttggataaagcattcagaattttttatttttctcacctaaagagtattccttttccagcacctctaaatccttaatgaggtaattgaatctacaatacatcttatcaatgttttcatgaggttccatcttaaacgattcatacttggtaaccagaatagatttcttttgttctctcacattttcattcccttcatggatttctctaaatTTGTCCCAgatttctttagcggacttacacCCTTTGACCTTaatggattcatttgaatctaaggcactatacaACACATTCATAACTTTAGCATTCAAGGTAAGGTGAGTTCTGTTTTCACCAGTCAactcatttttagtttttggtCTCGGTCTATGAGTGACTTCATCTATTATAGAgccatcatatggaccttcattgacaatgaaccacaactcgatatcaatagattgtaagaaaatgatcattctttccttccaactcacataattggaTCCATTAAACATTGGGGGTCTAGTGACGGATTGTCCCTCAAAACATAtgacattgttggttgtcacttttactccaaagccgattgagcttaatttctaggagaccaagctctgatatgaattgtaaggatcaaagacaacctaaaaggggggtgaattaggttatttaaaaactaatcaagttgTGAGACTCTTTTTCTTCAATTACAAacttaccctcttttctagatgACCACACAATGTAGCAATTAATGAGAGATCAAgattgcttgtgagtagaagagaaaGACAATTTGTATTTGCAAAATAATAAGCAGTAGAGAAAGGATAGCAAACCAGAATCACTTCCAAATTCCTCTTGAGCTTGAATACGCTTTATAGAGCAAgctttttcaagttgatcaattacaaccaattttTGTGTACAAAAGAATGATAACTTCCTCCTTttcccaagccacacttggtcaaattagaaagttttactatcactcagataaccctcacaaaactacactgTTGAAGTAattttctcacacaagaaaagctTCTATGAaatttacacaactaagagtacaaatcttccttgaagagtattttctcactaaaatcactcttgatATGATGTaatctcaatgtgcaaagttttcttgaagtggttgactttgctctttttataggagaccaaaaaattccttcattaaatcttccaacggatagaaggcagctgaagagtcaattagccgttggtagtgtcagACGTCCGGTGAAcctattttttgcgtccgaaCGCAGGTAGTGAGCTCAagaaaatttattgaattatttagGACATCCGGTATCTTTAATGTATGCGTTCGAAGGTAGGGAGTGAAACTgagaattcttcttcaattcttttcagACATCCGGTGAGCCAAAACTTTGCGTCCGAAGTATCGCAaagtttgtcggacgtccggtactctgaTGATTAGCGTCCGATCGAAGTTAGTGAGCTTAGAAGGAATAACTTAATATCTTCGAACGTCGGAgagtggagttcttcatgcgtccgaagttgcgtaatgattgtcggacgtccgatccagttTTCTTGTGCGTTCGACAGCAGTTTCAGTATTCTTTGTGCTCAGTCTTTGAACCTGTTTTACTCCATTTCTGAAAAGGTCTATTGAGAAAATATTAATAACatctatttgttttgtaatcatcaaaagctacGGACTGAGATTAACATGAATTGTATAACTGAACTGAACTGCTCATAACTGAATTGTATTTGGATGACTggatgtcgttggagtgaatctcctcgacttataactgaactgtggggacgcccaaatctcaattggccgaccttgcgactcgagccagcaagggcttggtcgaggagcttggtgaaccatgagataactgtaagcttgatctattgagagatcttgcttagTCTACTCGTGTGGCAGTGCCTTTTATAgaagttcgggcccggtgcggtgtatggtggacggaactGTGaaataagtggagttctacagacTTAAAATGCcgacccgattgacggagtgtcatcgcgggaaggtattcgATCGAGGTTTGGCGaatcaagtggaacttagctcctgagagtttcaatatttttgaattgtttctgtttatttttcctacttGAAATGTCAATTAATTGAATTGTACTGTATACCTACTTTGTAATCgtgattgttacttgaactacgtgTCTGCATGTGTATtttttggcctcacgagcatccgtttaccccattagatttgttttccttaacaggaaccgaAATGGAAAGAGTTATGAAAAAGCctacttgatggctctttaGACTTGAATTTTGGAATGTATTTTTGTCTAGACATTCTTTTGGAAAGTTGCATATTTTGGAAAGGGGATGTATCTTGAACTGGTGATGTGagattgaatatttatgtatgAAAATGACTTTATGCCTTTATTCTGATTTCATCGTTAATATTGTACTTTAAGTTTGAACTGAAATtgtactgagtcctggcgagagctgggcaggcgtcccgccgataccctttggttcgccttaggttGAAgttggggcgtcacagttagtatcagagcactaggttagataTCTATTTAGGAGATATACTAGAGACTTTACCTCTAAGAATAGGAATGAGATAATTTAGTTCTGCCTTaagtgatatttgagcgagttAGTGATTCtaaatttctaacccgaaaattgtagttattttacagggatgaaaaatggaaatggGAAAGTTACTGCTAATGGAATTGGTCATATGAATGGCCACGTGGTGCCCCTTAGGTCTATTTATTAAAGAGTACAGGATAGAGGAACTCGTGTGCGTTACTCGCCTTCTACTAGGTATCCCAGATGTCTCTGTAGGGCAACCTATGCTTACCCGAACaatcttgtatttgtttttgATGATGAGTGCTGCCAGTTGATGGATACCAACCGAGCTCTACTTCAGGAGATGGAGGAGCTGAGCATTATGGTGAATGTTCAGAGAGTTAGGATTGCTGAGTTGGAAGGGATCGTAGTGGACGAGGTGGCTAGGGTTGAGGCCGCCCGTGATGAGTTTCAGAGAGttagggctcgacttactaggaTAGGTGAGGAGGTTCGGGATCGGGCCGCAGGGATCCTAGTAGATACTACTATGCTGATTGACGAGGTGATGGACGTTGTTCAGAGTCCGGCTCAGgaggaggaccctgaggaggaGATTCCCCTTGATAGCCCTACTGTGGACTAAACCTAGAGTGatagacttttgacttttgtagaTAGAAATAGATGGGATGATGCTAGTGctaaggccattgtattttgcttgactgtgtggcctacttttgaggcacttggcTTTACTTTAGTCGTAcatgactaaaagtacttttgtggcacttatgtgctattttttttgtaataccccatgacttgctaattgtatggacTTCAAAAGTACTAAAtgtatgtaaattattgttattcgTGATGTTTTCATGATTTGTTCTTATTTTAAGTGTTTCCTCGCGTAAGTACTTTTATTTCTTGTACTAGGCATATCTAGAATTATGGATGGATGAAAgagtggtcgaggtcgtgggcgaggAACTAGACATACCCAACCTCAAGGGGATGATCAGAGATCGGCAATTGGGCTAACCCAGGGACAAGAGAATttagagggtaaccaagtggctactgccattaatagaaTGATTGATATCCTTGAACGCTTAGCTGAGAAGCAGGGTCCAGGGCcacttaaccaacctggggccCAAGATAGAGGGGAAGATAGGGCTTTGGAGAGATTTCTGAAGTTTAACCCGCATAAGTTTATTGGAGAACCTAatcctgaggtagcggagaactggttggagagaatgaccaatatattcgccgctttagactataccgaagataggcgagtgaactttgctacTTTCCAATTCGAGAGAGTAGGCCATGCCTGGTGGGACATGATAAAGGGAAAGTGGGAGAGAGCCCAAACCCCTTGGAATTGGAAAAACTTtacaagggagtttaatgagaagtttcttCAGTCTCTGATCCAAGAGAAgcgggaggacgaatttataaAGTTAAGGCAAGGAACCCTTAGTGTAGttgagtatgaagggaagttcactaagCTTTCTAAGTACGCTCCTGAATTGGTGACTAATGAGCGCAAAAGAATAAGACGGTTTGTACAAGGGCTTAATGTGGGGATTCAGGAGGGCCTGACTGAatcccaaatctctacatttactaaAGCTTTGGAGAAAGCGCAGAGAGTGGAGAGCGCAAGGATGCAAGTTAGGGATTTTCACTCTAAGAAAAGGAGTATTTCTGGTTATACTTCTGGTCAGGCTAGTAAGAATGCCCCATCTTCCAAGATGggaagaggaatgggaggaGTTAGGACCGCAGGAGTTTCAAGGGGAGCTCTACCTAGAGGAGGTCGTGGTAGGCCGGTTCAATTGAGATGAGTGCCTTCTAGTGGTCCGGGCATAACCCCTTAAGTTAATTGTGGTTACTGTGGCAAGTCAAATCATtcggagaatgattgttggaggaagtcggGAAGTGCTTGGTCtgtggtagtgccgagcacCAACTAACGAATTGTTCAAGTTGAAGGTAGGAGGTAACACTCAAAGACCCGAAAAGTCAACTTCTAAGCAGACTAGTGTTGGAGGGAGTCGACCAAAGGTACCTGCTAGGGTTTACGCATTGGACTACCAACAGATCCCCGATGCtactgaggtggttgaaggtacaatcCCTATCTTTCACCAtttagctaaggttttaattgatccgggtgcaacacattcctttgtaaaccctaacttcATGAGTGGAACAGATCTAAAACCAATTAAGTCACCTTATGATTTAGAGGTTAGaacgcctactggggatcaaagtttaCTAGCTAATTTGGTGTATAGAGattgtgagatctgggttgGTGAACGGAAATTATTGGCCGATTTGATGGACTTAATGATTAAGaggtatgatgtgatcctagaaatggactggttagcccgtTACAATCCTCAGTTGAACTATAAAACGAAAACAGTAGAATTATGCATTCCAGGAGAAGCAACCCtaaaattggatgtaaggggtagattagcctcatctgcacttatctcagggattcgagttaggaaaatgttaagtaagggagatcaaggatatttggcttttcttataaatacttATAGTAATAAAGTGAGATTAGAGGACATGCCTATAGTGAAGGGTATCCGGATGTCTTTCCTGAAGAGTTAGAGTCATTACCCCCAGAAAGGAAAATAgtttttaagattgatgtgactccggGAGTAGAACCTATCTCTAAAACGCCGTATAGGATGGCTTCAGCTGAATTGAAAGAGTTGAAATTATTGTTACAGGATTTACTAGAGCGGGATTTTATAAAGGAAAGTGATTCATCGTGGGGAGCCCCGGtcttatttgttaagaagaaagatgggagtttaagaCTGTGCATAGATTACTGAGGTTTGAACGATGTTatcattaagaataagtactctttgccccacattgatgaattgtttaaCAAATTGTAAGGGGCGGTATTATTCTCGAAGTTAGATCTGAGacagggttactatcaattgagaattttggagaaggatatacccaaaactgcttttaactcgaggtatggacaTTTCGAGTTCGCAATAATACCGtttggattaaccaatgcacctgtggcttttatggatttaatgcatcgagtcTTTAAGCCTTATTTGGATCAGTTTGTAGTGGTGTTCATCGATGATATACTGGTGTACTCTAAGACATTGGAGGACCATgggaaacatttgagaattgttttaca contains:
- the LOC140014601 gene encoding uncharacterized protein, giving the protein MIDILERLAEKQGPGPLNQPGAQDRGEDRALERFLKFNPHKFIGEPNPERVGHAWWDMIKGKWERAQTPWNWKNFTREFNEKFLQSLIQEKREDEFIKLRQGTLSVVEYEGKFTKLSKYAPELVTNERKRIRRFVQGLNVGIQEGLTESQISTFTKALEKAQRVESARMQVRDFHSKKRSISGYTSGQASKNAPSSKMGRGMGGVRTAGVSRGALPRGGRGRPCRAPTNELFKLKVGGNTQRPEKSTSKQTSVGGSRPKVPARVYALDYQQIPDATEVVEDLKPIKSPYDLEVRTPTGDQSLLANLVYRDCEIWVGERKLLADLMDLMIKSEIRGHAYSEGYPDVFPEELESLPPERKIVFKIDVTPGVEPISKTPYRMASAELKELKLLLQDLLERDFIKESDSSWGAPVLFVKKKDGSLRLCIDY